In the Bacillus shivajii genome, one interval contains:
- a CDS encoding phosphocarrier protein HPr produces MAEKTFTITAETGIHARPATQLVNKAGQYESEITLDYNGKSVNLKSIMGVMSLGVGKGADVTIKAEGPDEEEALLGLEEIMKEGLSE; encoded by the coding sequence ATGGCAGAAAAAACATTTACAATTACAGCAGAAACAGGGATCCACGCTAGACCAGCAACTCAACTAGTAAACAAAGCAGGACAATACGAATCAGAAATTACGTTGGATTACAACGGGAAATCTGTAAACTTAAAATCGATCATGGGTGTTATGTCATTAGGTGTTGGTAAAGGAGCAGACGTAACAATTAAAGCTGAAGGTCCAGACGAAGAAGAAGCACTTCTAGGACTAGAAGAAATTATGAAAGAAGGATTATCTGAATAA